tgggctgccgacggatcttccactaggatgcagctctcctccacctgtgtcgaagataaatcatccagtacattgggatggaaatcggcggatgcggtggcggatgcggatggcggcgaacaaccgggtgagatgtcctcggtgtccgacagacttggattgacctggtcgtttcctgccatggtttgtgagaaaataatgcgacgaacgtgtgcggtgaataaaaaacgtgaaagtgttgatgtgatatacaaaataattaataagaatccaatagaaattgttatagcttcgtagtgagtgaaatacagaaaaaatggtttagcaatgtgttcagtgataaaatgagtcaagttagcaatatcgttaacataaaaatgacaagaacatacaggatacacagtggacacttatgcggtaatacaggtacgcctcttataatttattattattattattataaatattttactcttataatttcttgccgcaattctatatataggctagtgttctttgcgaattttatataaaagcagtgatactctgcttgaattattccgcaatgtatccgtgatttaattttacttccctctttatgctttaaaaacttttaaaaatgtaaataacttcaatcctcttttctgtaaatttttataattgtttcaatatagacctaatattcttcaaataatatgacctttcttatgatatctcttatacctatgacttatagtatgaccaattttcgaataacacgataataaaattctgagttcgattttttctctaaaaattcatcaatcgataaatttcttttctgttcaaaattgggtatggtacttcttgttattttatataacagtgaacagtcaatattaaattcgaaaaaattcacaaccataaattttcaaaaaattttcccgttgtcagcgctatagtatactgagcaactaaataatcctcgtagtcgattatccacctcttcaatgccccacgttgggcgcaaatcatgtggagcggtatttgaaggcttcacacatgtaggtgaatcttgtactgagtcaatggtgtagcggctataaattttgtaatgcgtgtgtggacgctgagtgaacaccagactgattgatcactacaagattcatacaattgtcggaatcgcgggaggcctaaacgctcgctcacccttgattcttctaatgacagattgtataatgatgaaattttataagtagtgtagcggacgctaaacactgaatacggataccttaaaattattacctgtgaagaatgagcatacaaaatcatacaggtcgagcaaaaatcccgatgtagctaatttacgggactgcgtctctaataagttctgaaggattaaaatacggtatttgaaccaaatatcgttcagaatatattcgagaacagagtcttgtcgggttttaagctctattgtaggaatttatatgatctatggctgccactgctgtacaattgatgtgttcgctcctaagtcgaggtaggtaacagataaaagctgatatatgagcaggtaaggacaaagaataaatatctcgatctgaccccactcgctacatccacttagacctgttccaatatccagcttgattcaattattccaatgatcgtattcgatcggttcttgatgatatagaacgtatcagacacaataattgacaggcttaagaaataatcgaactcagaaagcgaattaacaaaactgaaatatattacaataaaatatgtaatcatacagtgcagattcagaatttgatttacaggttgataataatttagcattaacaaaaggagttaaaaatgttcttgtgcttgcatgataccatgcgtgattcaacagaattttacaattgataaaattgaacagtttgaaaaaatagtgaaaaatgaattatagaaaatattttttaaaatgttcggggtcgtggttcaggcagcggaggatagttaatcaactacaaattcttataaatttaatatgaataaattctagactcttaaatgctaaagcgcttgtcggcgtggccaataatttaacgaagaaaaatttatgtttttctgcactgaaatattttcgaagcgtagattggggccccttttaaaacttataactcacgtgaatttccttggcggtcgtggttttcttctttagatcaaaaaatcgtttgatcggcggcaatccaggcttcggtttcagcacgtggggaatttaatttaaatatctccttcaccgaattaattagggataatttactttaagcttttaaatttatcgattgatgaaaacagaaatttacaaataacaaataaattggcctaaaatatcggctcacaaatagaacatttaaaatcgaacaagaaattttcacaaataggtctttggtaactataaaagggatctgcacggtgaggatttcaaaagggaagtgctgtcttttctctaagcttttaggctagaccttgcttctcagaatctcgatgtaataatttgcataaaaatttgccattggtagaacgcttgtgacgtaaacatgacgtcagtggcaagcagtagaatacaattcctttaattacaataataatttaatttatgtaattcttaaaactgcttaatcttatagacatagttcctctcatacaatgtacatgtgctagtgtaaatgataaggcagggttggtgtctgataatagattaacatgtgttgctttcaaacgatcaccttcttggtgctatttctatgcactgtgattggcttagacctgccaagagatttaattaccatgtggttcagttgaattaaatcattaatgaattaatattcttgtacaatttttattaggtttgagactgttataaataatttctgccattttatcaataatatatttcatgctatgacctatttagttacaataagacctgacatataatataatttcttaaataataaataatttcaacgataacacatacattttatttttttatttgaaattcttgatcctttatggatagttttgatttttagagatggtattataccttacgtgaagccagcgtgacatttgacgatactttgaatcagtcagctgcgttcgaactgtttttaaaaacatctgatcgatagtaaacaaagtgtaacctcaaaatcagtgagcaattcgtaaataatttgtgctttatttgcaaaataattataattttattgaataattttcctagaaaatattcagtacagaacggtactcttatctaatatacagttattgataagtaagctttatcgctcggtcgctaactattcctttagcaaattctttcattttaaaaggtaatcacaatttttgctctctttcatgagatctatttgaaagatcaTCACagtatttaattatataattgaaatttacttcatgatatcattgaattaattttcatgGCATTAATGAACAATGACGGACTGACTACGGCTGGAAGGAAGCCAACTCCAACCAGTTGGGAGTTTCAAGTATCTGGGTTGTAGTGAGCAGTGAGAGATGAAAGGATTGATTAAGAAATACAGCATAGGATTAATTGTGGTTGGATGAACTGGAGAAGAATGATTTTTGTTGCTTTTGATAGGAGAGTGAATTGTAAAATGAATAGGAAAGTAGCCGGCCAGGATAGCTGAGACGACTAAGGCGTTACACACGTTAGTCTGTTAGCGCACCAGGTCTTGGGCTCAAATCCCGCCGAAGGCATAGACGTTTGATCATTTCATAAAATCTCCCTCGCATGCTCCTGTAGGcttcatccgcaataaaaaagtataagaaATACCGTATAaagtatataaaaatttaaataaagtaAGTAGTGAGGCCATAATGCTGTATGGAACGGAAACATGGTCCATTTCAAAGAGACAGGAAAGAAAGATGGAAGTGATTAAGATGACAATGTTTAATTGGATGTAAGGGGTTACATGAAGAGACAAGATAAGGGATGAGTTGATTTGAGGCACAGTAAGGCCCAAGCAAAATGAGGCGTTTTTTCAGCTGGCACTTCAgtacaggaagctctccgattagCTGGACAGGAAGATCACTCGTTACGCTAATCCAATCAGTGAATCGTGACGActgaaaaacgcctcgtgtGACTTAGTCCTAAGGGTCGAGGTGTTTTTTTAGACGCGTCGGCACTACAGGTCAGGAAGCTCCGATTAACTGATTTCGATACTCCCAATTTTCAGACCACAATGCAATGAATTGCACTGAACTTAAAGGTATaagatagaaagaaaatagacgTACAAGAACAAACAAtagataaaaatgtataatagcAACTGACCAATTCGGGAGATTTGCACATCTGCTTGGACGGTCGGTGATTGATAACGGAAGAGCAAGCTTTGTCCAGAGCACCCATAAAACTTTGATCGCCCGAGAATACTTCCTGAATCAgatctttatattttttatgtacacCAAGCATACTCTCAACAAACTGTGTATGTACCTGGAACAAACAGAAAACAAATCATCAGAAAACTGTTGAGGTGATAACCAACATTATCTACAAAACTGGATTCTGTACAAGTACTGCCGAAGAAGATGGCAGTTTGGATGACtttgaagtattattatttttcataattatttgacACTTGAGAAAGGGATAAATACCTGAAACTAGTAGGTAGTGTCCAAAAGACAATAAAAAAGGGTAGACTACTATTAATTCTAAGATTACTTTTATACAGTAGCTCGCATTTAGTGTTGTCCAATGAATTTTCAGTTGTAGAAATGTTGTTTGAAACTGTACCTGCCGATTTTCCCCAGAAGAAATTGCTCGGTATCACTAATAGTGacactattgtttttttttctttggactcatcttgaatttaaaatagatgtttattcgacagaggctggctcaaaccaATGTTCCAAGCGAGAACATTTTGGGTTGTTTGGCATCGGGTGGCAAGGTAGACAATTTTAATAGTCAATTTAAATGgataagtgcacaataacataggcctctAATATTTAGACTATTTGGGACAAAATTAAGAAATGGAAGTTCTGCGGCTACTATGCCAAACTAGGGTACCGTTTAATTTTGTTAGTTTGTTAGTATGTTATTCGTTAGTAGTACCTTGCTTGGACTATATTTAAACATCACGATTTAAAGTAACAGTTTTTGTGTagtcctgttgattctctcccaatcatagacttattcatttattcatcaatacaaaCACAAATCTCTTCCTCACTCCCCGTTTCTCTTCCCGATTTTCCCAATAAATGATGcatgaacaaaactaagttGCATGTtatcccattattattttctttcattaTCGTTAATCGGCCTCTGCGCTCTGGTTTTttcgaaccttgcagggacttccccttcaatatatttacattttattacaTTTAATGTTATTCCatactgtattgtattttacttttcTCTTTTATAATCAATGTCATTGTAATTATAttttgggacaaataaagatttgatttgaaatcttAATGAAGTCTAGGTCTATAGGTCAATAGgtctagcccaaaactgctctactCCCAAATTCTATAAATAGTACAGAAGATCggttatattttcactgttaagAACTCAAGACCAATTATATGTCCTAAGTTGagaaacttgaaatgttgaattATGTGGTTTTGGATGACTCACATTGTCGCCACGCAGCTCCTGCACGGCTTCCAGACCCTGCTGCTTGATGTGCTCCATGACGTGTGTGATGAGCACACTGACGCCACTGTTGACGGCCCGCAGCAGCGGGTACATGTTGGCCAGATCGCGCCGCCGCTCGCCCGCCACCATCGCCTTGCACTCCCCGTGCAACAGGTTCAGGTGGTCGGCCACCATGTGCTGCTCGCAGCGCTGGCGAACCTTCGTGTGCGAACTGCAAACAATCATTAATCAATCACAATTGCAATGATACAGCGCTGGCGAACCTTCGTCAAATCACCAGTCTTCACACAATTGCATTGATAATATTCATGCAAGTTGAACGTTCTCAGCAAACAGGTTTTGACTGAATAGAGATTGAACCCAGACTTTTATACCATGAATTGTAAacaaaatcaatcacaattgcACTTATAATATTCATCGCAAGATGAACGCTCTGAGCAAAAAGGTTTCAACTGAATTGAGATTTGAACCCGGactttcatatcatgaaattaaCGGCCTTACTGAAAAAAACACAGGTCTAATCAACAGTCTGTGTGCAGTCTTCGCACAatttaatagtatttatttAGAAACGAGAAGTTGTGCCCTTGCTCCACATCGGTAAGCACAAAAAACACAAAGATGTGTCCTATactaagcgagcaatttctgtatatcattttgaaaatttgtatgtCCTACGGAACTCGAAAACTGCTCCTTTTCGGAGCATTTGAATTATATATCAAAATTGCATTTTGATATGTGATTTGAAATATAGTatgtgataaaaaataatttaaataggtCTTATATCTGTGATAACTCGCTAAAAGATCTTGAAATGATTCATTCATCCTACGGGTAGCAGCTGATCGAGAGATATTTTCATCATATGATAAAAACAAGACAGAGTGAGTGAGATCCAAAGTTAATAGACAGAACTACTAACATTGAGTGAGAGCGAGTGAAAAAATATAACAGCTGTTTAGTTACCACATCTGGCAACCTTATTGAAACATTGCATGATTCGGAAAGCTTCTGAAAGGCAAGATGGATAGATAAAGGTAATTTTAGATAATATAATGCCATCTTGACCTTACACATCACCGTACTGCACATGCGCATTACCAACGTTTCCATTCAATCAGTgttttgaatgtaacgttctttgtgatgatgggtTGGTTACTGAGCACTGATTGGACATTTCGGATATCAACAtaattgccatttaaaagcgcaaaaacctaacctttcTTTTAACCGAAAAttcacattaattttattatataagttgaATCTTGCCGGCACGTAATCAGCTGATCGATACTCGGTCGCAGTCCATACTCTGTACGGTAGATTTTGATGATGAACTCTTTAGATAAAGGTACATCTGAAAGGAATTTACAAGCAGAGAGCAACCAATGATAGAAAAGCAACGCAAGCTTTATTAAACTAGTTATGTAATGGAAATGAGTGTACCTGAAGTGTAGAAATCTATGGCTACGAAACGATTCATCTTCCAATTTTTTGGTAACTTTCTCCATATACTGTGAAACGTCGCATTCCTGCAGAAGTCTGGCAGCCTCACATTTGTAATGCTCACCACTAGCTTCTAGAAATGGCTTTTCGAAGAGTTCTTCATACAGCTAGAAATTAAGAACAAAACAATCAATTTACTAAAACAATGTATTCAAAAAGTGGTTGGTAATATTTCAAAATGCATGGATAAGAAACAATAAATGAGTTTTTGTGAAACCCAAACAATGAGTAATAACAAAATGAATCATGATGGGATTGTTAAAATTGAttagaatcaatttattattagttgACGAGATAGGATGATTAGAATATTATGAAGGTAGGCTATTGATAGATTTTTGAATATGATAAAATTCATTTCATAGTTGAATGCAACTATGCAGACAAACATTGCAGTTTTGCCAATGCAAAAATGTTCAGTTATTTTTGAATATggacataaatattatttggtAAATAATGAGATTTCATAAGAAAATGCAAAAGTAGAGTTTTAAATACTTATaaaaaagtttcaatttattaatttcaggGTCGTCCATGAAAATTCTTATGGTGgtaaatcattcaaaatgattgatgaaatggtaattcattcaaaaataatcaatcattgatTCAGCATAGGAATGTCACAACatatatttgataataaattggaTAAAATATTCCGATTGCAGGTTAGAAATTTTATCTGATCCTACTTGTTTTGCATCATGTCCTTTTACATTGCAACTCAAAAAAACTAAATGACAGTCACTGTAAACGTTATACTGAACCAAATCACATGTGCAGTAGTATACTAAAACAAAGATAACCTAAATAAAGATAACCTTCGCCTTATGTGAGGGTTTCATTTAAAAACTGTTAGCCTAAATAAGTTTATTAAGTGAAAATGGAGAATAAGTGAAAATAACGGTGGCGCCATCACTTTTTAAGAGCTTCATGTAATCAATTTCTAGATAAGTACTTGATGAGTTAAAGCAGCAACAAATTTGTATAAAGCAAGTAAAGCAGCACATTGCTTCTTGGGTTCATATTGGTAAGGGTAAAAAACACTTACTTCAAGATTCCCCTTCTTTTTGAATTCCTGAACACTGACAAATGATTGAATAACTCCTTTAATAATTTCGTTGTTTTGAGATGGAGACGTCCCCATCCTATCCTTGTGGATGCCATCCAGTAGCAGCTCCACTAATCTATCCTTCAAAGGCTCTATCATATTTGACTTCCACATTTCAAGTCCTGAAAAACCAAAGCGATATTAATTTACAAATGCTTATACTCCCAACAAGTATCAGTCaccataaactaagaaaatctGAAACAGTTGagcaatatttgtattatttttgttgattactgatttttaataaacaaataaattggcctggAAACAGGATTTCACATTCTAAGGAACAATCAAACAAAACAGTATTGCAGAATATTTATCcagagaataataaataacttgaaaatattatttctgtcCTGAGAAGTgggattgattttttttcaaatcataataaattatataaaaattctcTGTCGAATTATTGAACTAATTCCGAAATCAACATGAATTTCTCCTGAATTTTAAAACACAAGTAACTTAATACAGACTGGCGCGAAAGACTTACGCATGGATTTTTAAATGTCATAAGTTTGTTCATTATAATcaaacaacattattataatatataatatttattataataccaACTTAAGAACTAGTCTATGTAAAAGTAGTGAACCAGTTCAAATCCcctcattaatttttaaaaataacattggAGAGGAGGCGTTCTTCTGCATTCATTAACATTAAAAATCTCTGTGAGATAAATGTGAGATAAATCTCTGTGAGATTTTTAAGAAATCAAAGTTCTCCATAACCtttgtcaataaataataatagggtCAATGTTCCTTAATAGTTGATTGAATTTCATCCACCccaagaataattattcaactataGAATTGGTTATTCATGTGAGATGAGTTATAATCACTAATAATATCATCGCAATACTATTTTTTacttttgttgaataattgataaattataaaataatattgataaattataattatattatttgtccTGTAGTACAGCAATAATTTCTTCAAGTATTGCACTCTTCATTCAACTCTTTGATCAAACAAGGTTTTCGACAGTTGCAATCAGGTACCGAACTATTACGCTCGACTTTAAACAGTCTACGAAAGTTTCATTGAACAGTAATGACAGATTTATTTGGTTTGAAATACTGTTCAACAACGATGCTGCATGGTATACATTGCCATTGCTACTAAAACTGGACACTCCAGCTCTAACGTACAAAATGACGTCACTGAGCGATCACTGGCAGCTCCCGTTCTCTGATACTGCACTACTCAAATCCATGCGGTCTTTTTGCGCCactctatataaataaaaattaggcTACAactattggaaaataataagagttaaaaatattattattttagataTAAGTACAGAAAAATGATCTCACCTAGTTCGCCGATTTCCATTTGTTCTTGTACATCTTGGGGAACAGATCCATAAATATAATCTGCATCGGATAACTTCTGTTTCCTTATATGCTGTTGATTCAGATATCTGAAAAAATACCAAAGGTAATGAATAAGATGTGTGTGAGTAATGCATACATTGTATTAATCTTATTTGCTTGTTTTGTGTTAGACTTATAAGAACTTTTATGTTAATTTATTGAGAGAATGTGGATTGCTAGTTTCGTGTTTTGTGAAGTTAAAATATTCTAGACCTATTATGAAAACTATacagttaatttattttttacaaataatttgaattgtatttgttgATACAGTAAAGCCCGTTACAATGACATCAATTGAagtgaataaaatgagatcgaATATCATGTTTTATGTGATAGCATTACCGTAATAAATTTAGTAGGAAATATATTTACGAGAGCATATTAACAACTTCAGCACCAATACTAACATTcaagattaataaataaatcctcagAACAACTATCAAACAGTGTCACATATAAGATGAATTGAACATAAGGTGATTACACTCTATTAAGTTATGTCAATTTATGTATTCATTTGCTCATATTCGACTGTTTGCTCTTATTAATGTATAGATTTCTCCCTTGGGCCAAATGGAATATTACCGTCCTCCCTAGACTACTTAGCAAATGCAAAAGAGCCCTAATTTCTTTCCCTTTTCTGAACCACAATTTTTGTAATTCAAGATTTCTTGTTTATTCTTGGTTCTCATTTGTACtgtaatatttgtttttttaataactaCACTAAAATTCTATTCAACTTTTTAACGCAAAATGATAAAAAAGCATGTTGGAACTtcatatgattatgattgattataatataatttatactaGATATGAACGAGCTGACAAATGAAAAACATTTGTTAAGATCAAACTTAGTTTTATTATAGCTTGAGAGAACAGGTTCAAGGGAATTGATGTTCATGGGTGTGTGTGCAAAAATAGAAAGTTTACatgtataaaatagaaaatgattcATACTTGGTATTTGGCATTAAGTCAATATGGCACTAGGAATATGAAGGGGTCAATCACTGATAATAGGGTCAATGTTCCTTAATAGTTGATTGAATATCATCCACCCCAAGAATAATACAACTATAGAATTGGTTATTCATGTGAGATGagttataattactagtaatatCATcgcaataatatttatttactttgttgaataattgcTAAATTAAAGCCGCAAgtcattaatgaataatattacttCGCAGATCAAAGTTCATTTGTAGAATACTGCAATTTAGACATAAAAGTTTGAACCGCTTACTGTTGGGATATCTATAATAAGTCTTTGGAAAAGGTTAATAGTACTTGAGTTAAAATTGGTGAAACCGCTGGAAATAGATAAATGAGTAAAATAATGTGTCACGATATTAGTCAAGACATGATTATCTATTTTAAAGTTAATATATGAAGTTCAAAATAACGTTATAGCGTTGCTGATTctaataatttagatttattCCAAAAGCTATTTTTAACGGAGAGAAATATTTACAATAGCAA
The window above is part of the Nilaparvata lugens isolate BPH unplaced genomic scaffold, ASM1435652v1 scaffold6967, whole genome shotgun sequence genome. Proteins encoded here:
- the LOC120356520 gene encoding cullin-2-like, with protein sequence FFFSDVYSLCVAYPEPLADRLYTETKNYLDEHVKSLHKSVLEQGDSDLLSNYFNAWVKYSQGINYLHRLYLYLNQQHIRKQKLSDADYIYGSVPQDVQEQMEIGELGLEMWKSNMIEPLKDRLVELLLDGIHKDRMGTSPSQNNEIIKGVIQSFVSVQEFKKKGNLELYEELFEKPFLEASGEHYKCEAARLLQECDVSQYMEKVTKKLEDESFRSHRFLHFSSHTKVRQRCEQHMVADHLNLLHGECKAMVAGERRRDLANMYPLLRAVNSGVSVLITHVMEHIKQQGLEAVQELRGDNVHTQFVESMLGVHKKYKDLIQEVFSGDQSFMGALDKACSSVINHRPSKQMCKSPELVSCYYTFLSIVCSCTSIFFLSYTFKFSAIHCIVV